The following nucleotide sequence is from Thermodesulfobacteriota bacterium.
GGATGACGTCCGGGTCCTGCCGCACGGTCGCCCGCAGGACGGACGCGAAGGAGAGTCCGGCCTTTTCGTGGACATGGACCTGGTTGGCCTCCTCCAGGAAGTACTCGACGGGGTCCTCGATCGTCTCGAAGCTCCGGATCGACTCGAGCATCGCGGAGAGGATCGAGTACAGCATGGTCGTCTTCCCGCTCCCCGTGGGGCCGGTCGAAATGAGGATCCCCTGCGGCTTCCGGATGAGGACCTTGAGGCGCGCGAGGTCCTGCGGGGAGACTCCCAGCTCGTCGATTTCCCGGATCGACGACTGCTTGTCGAGGATGCGCATCACGAGCTTCTCGCCGTTGATGCTGGGCATGGAGGAAACGCGCAGGTCGACCAGCCGGGTGCCCGCCTTCACGGCGATCCGGCCGTCCTGCGGCTTCCGCCGCTCGGCGATGTCCATCTTGGCCAGGATCTTGAAGCGCGAGACGGTGGCGGGGTGCAGGTCCGGCGGTAGGTGGAACTTGCTGTGGAGGATCCCGTCGATGCGGTACCGCACCAGGGTGCACTTCGTCTTGGGCTCGATGTGGATGTCGCTCGCCTTGAATCGCAACGCCTCGGAAAGGATGGCGTTCGATATCCGGATGATCGGGGGAACCCTGCTCTCGCCGATCAGCTCCTGCAGGTTGACCGCCTTCTCCTCCTCCTCGATCACGATGTCGATCTCGTCGATCGGCTCGCCGTCCGCGGGTATGTCGAAAACGATCTCGGACGGGGCGGCGCCGCCATCCTCCCCGTAGACCTTCCCGAGGACGGAGACGATGTCCTGTCCCCTGGCAAGGTAAGGGACGACCTTCAGTCCGGTCAGGTGCTCCAGGTCGTCGCACCGGAAGGTGTCCGCCGGGTCCGCCATCGCGATGGAGACCTGCCTCCCCTCGACGCGGAGGGGGACCAT
It contains:
- a CDS encoding ATPase, T2SS/T4P/T4SS family, translating into MAKYADLFAAAGRQAPTAPASPVSVKEAEDSAGPFRLLFVDDEEPVLSALRRIFLDENYDIRTAATADRAFELLEEAPAHLIVSDHRMPGMTGAEFLRKVRDRWPETIRIMLTGYADVQSIIGAVNEGAVYKFITKPWNDEDLRLTVSLALQQYVLLQENRKLREITKSQQQKIKNYSALFEDNQAVSGNILARVGIATKEEIEAARADRKAGETLVDVVVRRGIAPESAVLDALAEYLQVPVVDLREMGVNAEAVKFLPRDLCEKKRMVPLRVEGRQVSIAMADPADTFRCDDLEHLTGLKVVPYLARGQDIVSVLGKVYGEDGGAAPSEIVFDIPADGEPIDEIDIVIEEEEKAVNLQELIGESRVPPIIRISNAILSEALRFKASDIHIEPKTKCTLVRYRIDGILHSKFHLPPDLHPATVSRFKILAKMDIAERRKPQDGRIAVKAGTRLVDLRVSSMPSINGEKLVMRILDKQSSIREIDELGVSPQDLARLKVLIRKPQGILISTGPTGSGKTTMLYSILSAMLESIRSFETIEDPVEYFLEEANQVHVHEKAGLSFASVLRATVRQDPDVI